The Streptomyces sp. NBC_00440 genome contains a region encoding:
- a CDS encoding ABC transporter permease, giving the protein MERGRRARGAGRLTSVLLGVASAALGLLTWTVLANSGIDGFPGPVSVARRAGQLIADGTLISDAGASLERVLIGYVIGVVLAVPVGFLMGWYPLVRRLIEPWLQFFRMVPPLAIIPLAIVLMGIGETPKIFVIFLASFLSCVVSTFQGVVAVDVTLVNAARVLGARDHQVFAGIVVPASAPFILVGMRIGLGASWATVVAAELIAAQGGLGFRMQQAQLYYDLPTIFVQLIAIGAIGLVMDRLLLLAERRLTHWQERR; this is encoded by the coding sequence GTGGAGCGCGGGCGCCGGGCGCGCGGTGCGGGCCGGCTCACCTCCGTACTGCTCGGGGTCGCCTCCGCCGCACTGGGGCTCCTCACCTGGACCGTCCTCGCCAACAGCGGCATCGACGGTTTCCCCGGACCGGTCTCCGTCGCACGGCGCGCGGGACAGCTCATCGCGGACGGAACCCTGATCTCCGACGCGGGCGCCAGCCTGGAACGCGTCCTCATCGGCTACGTCATCGGTGTCGTCCTCGCTGTACCCGTCGGCTTCCTGATGGGCTGGTACCCGCTCGTCCGCAGGCTGATCGAGCCATGGCTGCAGTTCTTCCGGATGGTGCCGCCGCTCGCGATCATCCCGCTGGCCATCGTCCTGATGGGCATCGGCGAGACCCCGAAGATCTTCGTGATCTTCCTGGCGTCCTTCCTCTCCTGCGTTGTCTCCACCTTCCAGGGCGTCGTCGCCGTCGATGTCACCCTCGTCAACGCGGCGCGGGTGCTCGGCGCCCGCGACCACCAGGTCTTCGCCGGCATCGTGGTGCCCGCATCGGCCCCGTTCATCCTGGTCGGCATGCGGATCGGGCTCGGCGCCTCCTGGGCGACCGTGGTGGCCGCCGAACTCATCGCCGCGCAGGGCGGACTGGGCTTCCGTATGCAGCAGGCGCAGCTCTACTACGACCTGCCCACCATCTTCGTCCAGCTCATCGCCATCGGAGCGATCGGCCTGGTCATGGACCGGCTGCTGCTCCTCGCCGAACGACGGCTCACCCACTGGCAGGAACGGAGGTAG
- a CDS encoding ABC transporter ATP-binding protein, producing the protein MPTINFSGVTRHFTVQDSDFLALDRISLDIEDGEFVTVVGPSGCGKSTLMNIAAGLLEATGGEVTVDGVPVRGPAPERGVIFQQYALFPWMTVTANVEYGLKVAGVGKAERSRRAREVIELVGLTDFAGALPKTLSGGMKQRCAIARAYAVDPKVLLMDEPFGALDSLTRVRMQDSLLDTWSRDRRTVMFITHDVDEAVYLGNRVVVMAARPGRIHTVIPVTLPYPRTEEQRLSPGFAELRAQVWHAVHHQPAPPAPLEGLAS; encoded by the coding sequence ATGCCCACCATCAACTTCTCCGGTGTCACCCGGCACTTCACGGTGCAGGACAGCGACTTCCTGGCTCTGGACCGGATCAGCCTGGACATCGAGGACGGTGAGTTCGTCACCGTCGTCGGACCGTCCGGGTGCGGCAAGTCCACCCTGATGAACATCGCAGCAGGGCTCCTCGAAGCGACCGGCGGCGAAGTCACCGTCGACGGCGTACCCGTCCGTGGACCTGCCCCCGAACGCGGCGTCATCTTCCAGCAGTACGCGCTCTTCCCCTGGATGACCGTCACGGCCAACGTCGAGTACGGCCTCAAGGTCGCCGGTGTCGGAAAGGCCGAACGCAGCCGGAGAGCACGCGAGGTCATCGAGCTCGTCGGTCTCACCGACTTCGCCGGCGCGCTCCCCAAGACTCTCTCCGGCGGTATGAAGCAGCGCTGTGCCATCGCCCGCGCCTATGCGGTCGACCCGAAGGTCCTCCTCATGGACGAGCCCTTCGGCGCCCTGGACTCGCTGACCCGTGTCCGGATGCAGGATTCGCTCCTCGACACCTGGAGCCGCGACCGGCGCACCGTCATGTTCATCACGCACGACGTCGACGAGGCCGTCTACCTGGGCAACCGCGTCGTCGTCATGGCCGCGCGCCCCGGGCGGATCCACACCGTCATCCCCGTCACGCTGCCGTACCCGCGCACCGAGGAACAGCGCCTGTCGCCCGGATTCGCCGAACTCCGCGCCCAGGTGTGGCACGCCGTGCACCACCAGCCGGCGCCACCGGCCCCACTCGAAGGACTCGCCTCGTGA
- a CDS encoding aliphatic sulfonate ABC transporter substrate-binding protein, producing the protein MKRIANRTTKSATTRNRAVGRRAAGLLTALLLVAAASGCGNDSSAASGHGNKVTFGYIADYSGSAALAVAQKQGLWKKAGLKPELKVFTNGPLQVQALGSGDLDFGYLGPGALWLPASGRAPIVSVNMLGLADRVIARPGSGITKPADLKGKKVAVAEGTSGDMILDLALRNAGLKPTDVKKVAMDASTVVTAFSSGQVDAAATWYPLIDTIKKKVPGLREISGTQDYYPGLTFPNVFVAQPRLASGNPALVRKVTGVLKQADDWIAGHPAQSESVAAGFLGLPAAQLKGSTDHVKILSSAELTKLSRNGTVDGWFDQLSDLFVQMKKLPKPEKAKDYYLGDLYASAGKADHR; encoded by the coding sequence GTGAAGAGAATCGCGAACAGAACCACGAAGAGCGCCACGACGAGGAACCGCGCCGTCGGCCGCCGCGCCGCGGGCCTGCTCACCGCTCTGCTGCTCGTCGCCGCCGCGTCCGGCTGCGGCAATGACTCATCGGCGGCGTCGGGTCACGGAAACAAGGTCACCTTCGGCTATATCGCCGACTACAGCGGATCCGCCGCGCTCGCCGTCGCGCAGAAGCAGGGCCTCTGGAAGAAGGCGGGCCTCAAGCCCGAACTGAAGGTGTTCACCAACGGCCCGCTCCAGGTACAGGCCCTCGGCTCGGGCGATCTGGACTTCGGGTACCTCGGCCCGGGCGCCCTCTGGCTGCCGGCATCGGGCCGCGCCCCCATCGTCTCCGTCAACATGCTGGGCCTCGCCGACCGGGTCATCGCCCGGCCCGGCTCCGGCATCACGAAACCGGCCGACCTCAAGGGCAAGAAGGTGGCCGTCGCCGAAGGCACATCGGGCGACATGATCCTCGATCTGGCGCTCCGCAATGCGGGGTTGAAGCCCACCGACGTCAAGAAGGTCGCGATGGACGCCTCCACCGTCGTCACCGCCTTCTCGTCCGGCCAGGTCGACGCCGCCGCCACCTGGTACCCGCTCATCGACACGATCAAGAAGAAGGTGCCCGGCCTCCGGGAGATCAGCGGAACGCAGGACTACTACCCCGGGCTGACCTTCCCCAACGTCTTCGTCGCCCAGCCCCGGCTGGCGTCGGGCAACCCGGCGCTCGTCAGGAAGGTGACCGGGGTCCTCAAGCAGGCCGACGACTGGATCGCCGGGCATCCCGCCCAGTCGGAGTCGGTCGCGGCCGGATTCCTCGGACTCCCCGCTGCGCAGCTCAAGGGGTCGACGGACCACGTGAAGATCCTCTCCTCCGCCGAGCTGACGAAGCTCAGCCGGAACGGCACGGTCGACGGCTGGTTCGACCAGCTCTCGGATCTCTTCGTACAGATGAAGAAGCTGCCCAAGCCGGAGAAGGCCAAGGACTACTACCTCGGTGACCTGTACGCATCGGCCGGAAAGGCGGACCACAGATGA
- a CDS encoding DUF4838 domain-containing protein: MAEDRAAGGVRRRGFLAGAAGLAGATVLAPAAVPPAAAAAPGEVTAPDTAASLPVVSGGRARATVLWWGEGSARFAATELRDYIRRITGVRLPVRAATPPAAGSLPDAVTGLVALRAGTGPSTAIPAARLTEAGRELAGAPEDSFTLLGDHRDALLTGAGDRAALYAVYALLERLGVRFFAPAFPAYEGHSEHIPTAGTLALPAVRLTDRPGWELRRQYAEEGYSHTAESLPPLLDWMAKNRLNTYVHPANYLGLGVTTYDSVRTVLRREATRRGIRIETGGHGYDSFLPPEKYPQYYTSGGPLFDIYNPEALDAYIAQVVAFLRDRPEITVFDCWPPDVGRFQQEILDRYGKPANAESVVVNKLARTLRAELPGVRVERIAYNSTIEPPDPDYASDPAVIVDFAPYSRTYDGPLDDPAVPANAGFAKALSAWRTGFRGSLAMYEYYRRYRWRSQPVHPLATIAGDVRFESQLGVNGIGMYSEPADWITYEHVQSLFAALAWDNGLDAAGYTDGYLRARFGPRAAGTLREYYDLTRTDPDTVGAAALLDRYDRAGAVLRRAAGEAGSAAARTVISRLGLGIDVARADLRIGLVPDGSAELDAAREAYRTLLLRNRFNGVVLPNVQTWLRRYGTDIPYDDAEVRQEVVDNYASPAAGFGVPGLLTLERGGAAVTLTVVAQDVDFTGHTVRWTASGPDGVRPVPASGSLRADGTRSASERVAVRATADAATGRQRITLEFRLADGTRLTPAHVDLTVE; encoded by the coding sequence ATGGCCGAAGACAGGGCAGCGGGCGGGGTCCGGCGGCGCGGATTCCTGGCCGGGGCGGCCGGGCTCGCGGGAGCGACCGTCCTGGCACCGGCCGCGGTCCCTCCCGCGGCCGCGGCCGCTCCCGGAGAAGTCACCGCACCCGACACCGCGGCCTCCCTGCCCGTAGTCTCCGGCGGCCGTGCGCGAGCCACCGTGCTGTGGTGGGGAGAGGGCAGCGCGCGGTTCGCCGCCACCGAACTCCGCGACTACATACGGCGGATCACCGGCGTCCGGCTGCCGGTGCGCGCCGCGACGCCCCCCGCCGCGGGCTCCCTGCCCGACGCGGTCACCGGACTGGTGGCCCTGCGCGCGGGCACCGGCCCCTCGACCGCGATCCCCGCGGCCCGGCTCACCGAAGCGGGCCGGGAACTGGCGGGCGCGCCCGAGGACTCCTTCACCCTCCTCGGCGACCACCGGGACGCCCTGCTCACCGGGGCCGGGGACCGCGCCGCGCTCTACGCCGTGTACGCGCTGCTCGAACGGCTCGGCGTACGGTTCTTCGCCCCCGCCTTCCCCGCGTACGAAGGCCACAGCGAGCACATCCCGACCGCGGGCACCCTGGCGCTGCCCGCCGTCCGCCTCACCGACCGGCCCGGCTGGGAGCTGCGGCGGCAGTACGCGGAGGAGGGCTACAGCCACACCGCCGAGAGCCTGCCCCCGCTGCTCGACTGGATGGCCAAGAACCGGCTCAACACCTATGTCCACCCGGCGAATTACCTGGGCCTCGGCGTCACCACGTACGACAGCGTACGGACCGTGCTGCGCCGCGAGGCCACCAGGCGCGGCATCCGGATCGAGACCGGCGGGCACGGCTACGACAGCTTCCTGCCCCCGGAGAAGTACCCCCAGTACTACACATCCGGCGGCCCGCTCTTCGACATCTACAACCCCGAGGCCCTCGACGCGTACATCGCCCAGGTGGTCGCCTTCCTGCGGGACCGTCCGGAGATCACCGTCTTCGACTGCTGGCCGCCGGACGTCGGCCGGTTCCAGCAGGAGATCCTCGACCGGTACGGCAAACCGGCGAACGCCGAGTCGGTGGTCGTCAACAAGCTGGCCCGGACCCTCCGTGCGGAGCTGCCGGGCGTACGCGTCGAGCGCATCGCCTACAACTCCACCATCGAGCCGCCGGATCCGGACTACGCGTCCGACCCCGCGGTCATCGTCGACTTCGCCCCGTACAGCCGCACTTATGACGGACCGCTCGACGACCCGGCCGTGCCCGCCAACGCGGGCTTCGCCAAAGCCCTGAGCGCTTGGCGGACCGGGTTCCGCGGCTCGCTTGCCATGTACGAGTACTACCGGCGCTACCGCTGGCGGAGCCAGCCCGTGCACCCCCTCGCCACCATCGCGGGCGACGTCCGCTTCGAGTCGCAGCTCGGTGTGAACGGCATCGGAATGTACAGCGAGCCCGCCGACTGGATCACCTACGAACATGTCCAGAGCCTGTTCGCGGCGCTCGCCTGGGACAACGGCCTGGACGCCGCCGGTTACACGGACGGCTACCTCCGGGCGCGCTTCGGTCCCCGGGCGGCCGGCACCCTGCGCGAGTACTACGACCTCACCCGCACCGATCCCGACACCGTGGGCGCGGCCGCTCTGCTCGACCGTTACGACCGCGCGGGGGCCGTGTTGCGAAGAGCCGCCGGCGAGGCCGGGAGCGCCGCGGCACGCACCGTGATCTCCCGGCTGGGCCTGGGCATCGACGTCGCCCGCGCCGACCTGCGGATCGGACTCGTCCCGGACGGCTCCGCCGAACTGGACGCGGCCCGGGAGGCCTACCGGACCCTGCTGCTGCGGAACCGGTTCAACGGGGTGGTGCTGCCGAACGTCCAGACCTGGCTGCGCCGGTACGGTACGGACATCCCCTACGACGACGCGGAAGTCCGCCAGGAGGTCGTGGACAACTACGCCTCCCCGGCAGCCGGGTTCGGTGTTCCCGGGCTGCTGACCCTGGAGCGCGGGGGAGCGGCCGTCACACTGACGGTGGTGGCCCAGGACGTCGACTTCACCGGCCACACGGTGCGGTGGACCGCGTCGGGCCCCGACGGCGTCCGGCCGGTCCCGGCGAGCGGCAGCCTGCGGGCCGACGGGACCAGGAGCGCATCGGAGCGGGTGGCCGTCCGCGCCACTGCGGACGCTGCCACGGGGAGACAGCGGATCACTCTGGAGTTCCGGCTGGCGGACGGCACCCGGCTGACACCGGCCCACGTCGATCTCACTGTGGAGTGA